In Deinococcus roseus, a single window of DNA contains:
- a CDS encoding recombinase family protein: MGEIVGYARVSTRDQNLELQLDSLKKEGCERIFTDHLSGASTDRPGFEEALKFLRSGDKLVVWKLDRLGRSLQHLIETVKLLEARGVALHVVQEKLDTSSTNGKLFFHIFGALAEFERDVIRDRTRAGLEAARARGRVGGRKHKLSGDQIKAARDLLKAEHSVTEVARMLQVSRSTLYRYLHE, encoded by the coding sequence ATGGGTGAAATTGTCGGATACGCCCGGGTCTCCACCCGGGATCAAAATTTGGAGCTTCAACTGGACAGCCTGAAGAAAGAGGGTTGTGAAAGAATCTTCACTGACCACCTCAGTGGGGCTTCCACAGACCGGCCTGGCTTTGAGGAAGCCCTGAAGTTTCTGCGCTCCGGAGACAAACTGGTGGTCTGGAAACTCGACCGACTGGGAAGAAGCCTCCAGCACCTGATTGAAACGGTGAAACTGCTGGAAGCCAGAGGGGTGGCATTGCACGTGGTGCAAGAGAAATTGGACACCTCCTCAACAAACGGCAAACTGTTTTTTCATATTTTTGGTGCCCTGGCTGAGTTCGAGCGGGACGTGATTCGGGACCGCACCCGTGCTGGGCTGGAAGCTGCAAGGGCCAGAGGACGTGTAGGTGGAAGGAAACACAAGCTGAGTGGGGATCAGATCAAAGCTGCTCGGGACCTGCTGAAAGCCGAGCATTCGGTGACCGAGGTGGCCAGGATGCTGCAGGTGTCAAGGAGTACCCTTTATCGGTATCTGCACGAGTGA